A segment of the Tissierellales bacterium genome:
TGCAAATGCCTTCATTAAATTTTCAGCTGTTTTTGTTCCTTCTAATGATTTCATTTACTAATTCCCCCTTATGTCATAAAATATACGAACTAATAATATCTATTATATCATTAGTTTAGGAAATGTCATCTTTATAGTAGTAAAAGGGTGCATAAATTAAACGCGACCCATATTGTGGATGATATTCTACCTGTATCTAATTAGAGTTAAATTTAGCCCCGGAGGGGGATTATGGAACTAAAAATGTGCAGACTTCTCTTAATAAGATAGCATGGTATTTATTTGCGAATTTTTCTAAACTTACAAATTAAGCACTTATAATTTTTACTACATCAGTCCAAAGATTACTTTCATATTTAGCACGTAGTGCTGCGATATACTGACCTCCACCTATTCCCCATCTCATACCAGACTGCTTCATTCTCTGTTGAATAACGACCTTATTACCACTTTCTATTGGACCACTGCCTATATAATATCCACTTTCTTTATAACTTCTATATTTTATTCGTTCTCTATTATTTACTATATAATTGTATACATTAACAACTCCAAATGGTATCTCTTTAATTAAATTTAAAGATATATAATCCAATGCTTCATCGATCTTCTGATCTTCTATTAAATTAAGTACTGTATTTACCCATATTCGTCTTCCGACTTCATCTAATGGATATAATATTTTAGCATAGTTATTTACATTTTCACTTAGATGAAAATAATCAAGTATTCTTATAGCATCTGGAAAAAGTTCTTCACACATATTCCATATCCATGCTGCACCATCACCAAGAACTACGACTTTCCTCAATACACCATATCCAGCTCTTGCTGCTGCATCAAAGATAACTTTTTTAAATTCTCCGACTCCTCCAAAATAAGTAACA
Coding sequences within it:
- a CDS encoding ISKra4 family transposase translates to VTYFGGVGEFKKVIFDAAARAGYGVLRKVVVLGDGAAWIWNMCEELFPDAIRILDYFHLSENVNNYAKILYPLDEVGRRIWVNTVLNLIEDQKIDEALDYISLNLIKEIPFGVVNVYNYIVNNRERIKYRSYKESGYYIGSGPIESGNKVVIQQRMKQSGMRWGIGGGQYIAALRAKYESNLWTDVVKIISA